One window from the genome of Nicotiana sylvestris chromosome 9, ASM39365v2, whole genome shotgun sequence encodes:
- the LOC138878623 gene encoding uncharacterized protein has translation MDNHSCLTLMNDIVHSTLKANLIGTELIGRISLLEKKARESEKFIHEAEEIAKGAQLEAANWKEQFENAQGTIEELQQSRNHLEQQKRGLTSELAVAKASSSQFEKDKERLECSFSEQLSKCSEEIRELKALLAKKEEYAGELVQSLTQAQADLKISSDKVHALESSHASLEASFDSSLAENQVLKNDLAMWEREYELFEENFNIEVSWAFLNSRHDALIEASQENFDLNSELAKVLETIERTQQPLDFPSPAIEAPAAEEPLNVEAVAVAVENAAIPAPEGETSMTQSVEVEASVTLAPLIDPNTSSSAETAPVAASSEVSTVPVAISESEINIATSDVLTPSVTS, from the exons atggacaaccatagctgcttaactttgatgaatgacattgttcattctactttgaag gctaacctcattggtacagaattgATAGGAAGAATTTCTCTTCTGGAAAAGAaagcccgtgagtctgaaaagtttatccacgaggctgaggaaatagccaAGGGAGCCCAGCTAGAAGCAGCtaattggaaagagcagtttgagaatgctcaaggAACTATAGAAGAATTGCAACAGAGTAGAAATCACCTAGAGCAGCAAAAGCGAGGTCTGACTTCTGAATTAGCAgttgccaaggcttcttcaagccaatttgaaaaagataAGGAGCGCCTTGAGTGTTCATTTTCAGAGCAATTATCAAAGTGcagtgaagagatcagagaacttaaggcactcttggccaagaaagaagagtatgcaggggagttagtgcaaagcttgactcaagctcaagctgaTTTAAAAATCTCTTCTGATAAGGTTCATGCCTtagagagttctcatgcctcccttgaagcttcctttgattcttctttagctgaaaatcaagtgttaaagaatgatcttgctatgtgggaaagggagtatgaaCTTTTTGAGGAGAATTttaacatagaggtgagttgggcttttctaAACTCTCGTCATGATGCTTTAATAGAGGccagtcaagaaaactttgatttaAACTCAGAGTTGGCCAAAGTTTTAGAGACTATTGAGAGAACCCAACAACCACTTGACTTTCCCTCTCCGGCAATTGAAGCTCCCGCGGCTGAAGAACCTTTAAATGTCGAAGCCGTTGCTGTGGCAGTTGAAAATGCTGCAATTCCAGCtccagagggtgaaacttctatgactcaatctgtggaagttgaagcttccgtgactcTTGCTCCCCTCATTGATCCTAACACTTCAAGCTCAGCTGAAACCGctcctgttgctgcttcttcagaagtttcCACTGTGCCTGTGGCTAtttctgaaagtgaaattaatattgcaacttctgatgtgctaaccccttcaGTAACCAGTTAA